One stretch of Actinacidiphila sp. DG2A-62 DNA includes these proteins:
- a CDS encoding right-handed parallel beta-helix repeat-containing protein — MNRQVLVVSPDRPGAYRTLTEALADAAEGALITVGPGRYDEALHLVRTVTLAAEGEGGTAHVHAPAGSTVVVDAEAVQMSGLLLTGSDPEAPVLDVRRGQAALDGCRVAGEAWTAVLAWDAGTVALRDCQVSNPRGAGVVLTSGGGNVVERTTVSEAGSSAVVVAEQGRLTLRSSTLDRAAGNGLCVNGRGAVVVEATRITGSGKPALAVEQDARAALSRVEVSGSAGLDAYLASTADVTLSDCVFTGSRGEAVYVKDCAPVLRDCVVTGAAQVGLHAAAGGRPVLERCRIEGTPVGALAEDGAEITATGLTVRGAATAALRLAGGTARLTRLSVADGGPAVQALGGALLEMAEAEAAVTGSTGIELGERVRARLSEVRLRAGGGPSPVPALALADSAHAELDASTVEGAAVVVGTDSELTARDSEFLGSDSDGLRVAGGTLTAVGCRVHGARGHGVLVAASSRAELTNCTVFDNEGEGIRTETTEHVGVQDCEVRDNSGDPGGRSGGGRPGGARSGDRSGGQAAVGPAGAGGGAGPARLPVVGATGVGPLAELQSLVGLESVKREVTGLIDLNKMTKRRTEMGLPMPPMRRHLVFAGPPGTGKTTVARLYGAVLAELGILRQGHIVEVARADLVAQIIGGTAIKTTEVFNKALGGVLFIDEAYTLTNQSRGSGPDFGQEAVETLMKLMEDHRDEIVVIVAGYSAQMDQFLASNPGMASRFARTVEFPNYEPDELVTIVRGLCAKHYYELDDSALEALNRYFVEVPKGDTFGNGRVARKIFEEMIGRQATRLAAGPPQDDSALSVLTGEDVTEPAAPVTGDADPELPELPGLRRLASMTGLDTARSALRTRLRALAKARQRGGAQAEPLSVRANIVLEGPPGSGRRSLAALYGRCLAELGLLPTGATRHIRLSSLPARWAEQPLLRLASALEENAGGLLVLEWTEAFEQRSPQSREAVLDALARIVAVPGDTVLALIGTPEHLMGLMRERTDVARGFAEYARLEPYTPEQSVELVRRRLRGYGFQLDEDAAQALAETFGRSPDPAGAHRAHRLAESLAASARARTVTTADLPRRAAEQAPVLPAAPAAPAPEPTAPPQSAPAPATPEPPAPAQPAPALSEPPPQRPEPLARL, encoded by the coding sequence GTGAACCGGCAAGTGCTCGTGGTCTCGCCGGACCGGCCCGGCGCGTACCGCACGCTGACCGAGGCGCTCGCGGACGCCGCCGAGGGCGCGCTGATCACCGTGGGCCCCGGCCGCTACGACGAGGCGCTGCACCTGGTGCGCACGGTCACCCTGGCCGCCGAGGGCGAGGGCGGCACGGCCCATGTGCACGCCCCGGCCGGCAGCACGGTGGTGGTGGACGCCGAGGCCGTGCAGATGTCCGGGCTGCTGCTCACCGGCTCCGACCCGGAGGCCCCGGTGCTCGACGTGCGCCGCGGCCAGGCCGCGCTGGACGGCTGCCGGGTGGCAGGCGAGGCGTGGACCGCGGTGCTGGCGTGGGACGCCGGCACGGTGGCGCTGCGCGACTGCCAGGTCTCCAACCCCCGCGGCGCCGGCGTGGTGCTGACCTCCGGCGGCGGCAACGTCGTGGAGCGCACCACCGTCTCGGAGGCCGGCTCGTCGGCCGTGGTCGTCGCCGAGCAGGGCCGGCTGACGCTGCGCTCGTCCACCCTGGACCGCGCCGCCGGGAACGGCCTGTGCGTCAACGGCCGGGGCGCGGTGGTCGTCGAGGCCACTCGGATCACCGGCAGCGGCAAGCCGGCGCTGGCCGTCGAGCAGGACGCCCGGGCCGCGTTGAGCCGGGTGGAGGTCAGCGGCAGCGCCGGCCTGGACGCGTACCTCGCCAGCACCGCGGACGTGACGCTCTCCGACTGCGTGTTCACCGGTTCGCGCGGCGAGGCGGTGTACGTCAAGGACTGCGCGCCGGTGCTGCGCGACTGCGTGGTCACCGGCGCGGCCCAGGTCGGGCTGCACGCGGCGGCCGGTGGCCGGCCGGTCCTGGAGCGCTGCCGGATCGAGGGCACCCCGGTCGGCGCGCTGGCCGAGGACGGCGCCGAGATCACCGCGACCGGACTGACCGTGCGCGGCGCCGCGACCGCCGCGCTGCGGCTGGCCGGCGGAACCGCCCGGCTGACCCGGCTGTCGGTCGCCGACGGCGGCCCCGCCGTGCAGGCGCTCGGCGGCGCGCTGCTGGAGATGGCCGAGGCCGAGGCCGCGGTGACCGGGAGCACCGGTATCGAACTGGGCGAGCGGGTACGGGCCCGGCTGTCCGAGGTACGGCTGCGGGCCGGCGGCGGCCCCTCGCCCGTCCCCGCCCTCGCCCTGGCGGACTCCGCGCACGCCGAACTGGACGCCTCGACCGTGGAGGGCGCGGCGGTCGTCGTCGGCACGGACAGCGAACTGACCGCCCGTGACAGCGAGTTCCTCGGCTCCGACAGCGACGGCCTGCGGGTCGCCGGCGGCACGCTCACCGCGGTCGGCTGCCGGGTGCACGGCGCCCGCGGCCACGGCGTGCTCGTCGCGGCCTCCTCCCGCGCGGAGTTGACCAACTGCACCGTCTTCGACAACGAAGGCGAGGGCATCCGCACCGAGACCACCGAGCACGTCGGCGTCCAGGACTGCGAGGTCCGCGACAACTCCGGTGACCCCGGGGGCCGTTCCGGCGGCGGGCGACCCGGCGGCGCCCGGTCCGGCGACCGGTCTGGCGGTCAGGCCGCGGTCGGCCCGGCCGGCGCAGGGGGCGGCGCGGGACCGGCCAGACTTCCGGTCGTCGGCGCGACCGGCGTCGGCCCGCTCGCCGAACTCCAGTCCCTGGTCGGCCTGGAGAGCGTCAAGCGCGAGGTCACCGGCCTGATCGACCTGAACAAGATGACCAAGCGGCGCACCGAGATGGGTCTGCCGATGCCGCCGATGCGCCGGCACCTGGTCTTCGCGGGCCCGCCCGGCACCGGCAAGACCACCGTCGCCCGGCTGTACGGCGCGGTGCTGGCCGAACTCGGCATCCTGCGCCAGGGCCACATCGTGGAGGTGGCCCGCGCCGACCTGGTCGCGCAGATCATCGGCGGCACCGCCATCAAGACCACCGAGGTCTTCAACAAGGCGCTGGGCGGCGTGCTGTTCATCGACGAGGCGTACACCCTGACCAACCAGTCCCGCGGCTCGGGACCGGACTTCGGCCAGGAAGCCGTCGAGACGCTGATGAAGCTGATGGAGGACCACCGCGACGAGATCGTGGTCATCGTCGCCGGCTACTCGGCGCAGATGGACCAGTTCCTCGCCTCCAACCCCGGCATGGCCTCCCGCTTCGCGCGGACCGTCGAGTTCCCCAACTACGAACCGGACGAACTGGTCACCATCGTCCGCGGGCTGTGCGCCAAGCACTACTACGAGCTGGACGACAGCGCGCTGGAGGCGCTGAACCGCTACTTCGTGGAGGTGCCCAAGGGCGACACCTTCGGCAACGGCCGCGTGGCGCGCAAGATCTTCGAGGAGATGATCGGCCGCCAGGCCACCCGGCTCGCCGCGGGGCCGCCGCAGGACGACAGCGCGCTGAGCGTGCTGACCGGCGAGGACGTCACCGAGCCGGCGGCCCCCGTGACCGGCGACGCCGATCCCGAGCTGCCCGAACTGCCGGGCCTGCGCCGGCTGGCGTCGATGACCGGCCTGGACACCGCGCGTTCCGCGCTGCGCACCCGGCTGCGCGCCCTGGCCAAGGCCCGGCAGCGCGGCGGCGCCCAGGCCGAACCGCTCTCGGTGCGCGCCAACATCGTCCTCGAAGGCCCGCCGGGCAGCGGCCGCCGCTCCCTCGCCGCGCTCTACGGGCGCTGCCTGGCCGAGCTGGGGCTGCTGCCGACCGGCGCCACCCGGCACATCCGGCTGTCCTCGCTGCCCGCCCGCTGGGCCGAACAGCCCCTGCTGCGCCTCGCGTCGGCGCTGGAGGAGAACGCCGGCGGGCTGCTCGTGCTGGAGTGGACCGAGGCGTTCGAGCAGCGCAGCCCGCAGTCCCGCGAAGCCGTGCTGGACGCGCTGGCCCGTATCGTCGCGGTGCCGGGCGACACCGTGCTCGCGCTCATCGGCACGCCGGAGCACCTGATGGGCCTGATGCGCGAACGCACCGACGTCGCCCGGGGATTCGCCGAGTACGCGCGCCTGGAGCCGTACACGCCGGAGCAGAGCGTGGAGCTGGTGCGGCGCCGACTGCGGGGCTACGGCTTCCAGTTGGACGAGGACGCGGCGCAGGCGCTGGCCGAGACCTTCGGCCGGTCACCCGACCCGGCCGGCGCCCACCGCGCCCACAGGCTCGCCGAGAGCCTGGCCGCGAGCGCCCGCGCCCGTACCGTCACCACCGCCGATCTGCCGCGCCGGGCCGCCGAGCAGGCGCCCGTGCTCCCCGCGGCGCCGGCCGCCCCGGCGCCGGAACCCACCGCGCCGCCGCAGTCCGCGCCCGCACCGGCCACCCCCGAACCGCCCGCGCCCGCACAGCCCGCGCCCGCACTCTCCGAACCCCCGCCCCAGCGGCCCGAGCCGCTGGCCCGGCTGTGA